The Leptospira langatensis genomic sequence TATGATGGAATACCCGATCGCAAGAGCGTATTTGGATGCTAGAATCCAGACGATCTACGCGGGAACCACCGAGATCATGAAAGAAATTATTGGTGGAAGTTTAGGTCTCTGAAATAATCTCGAAATTGCCCTCGTCCAAGGTAAAGATGGTACGAATGGCTCCGAAAACGAGTTTTCAAGGGCGGTGCGTGCGAAGCGCCGCCTTCATTATTTTAGGCGTTAATCTGTATTTTTTCAATTTCTCGCCTGTACAAGCCCAGGTGACTTGTACTCCTCCTACCTCCGGAAATAATGTATGTAGTATTATTCCGGCTTCTACTTACGCAGAGTTCAACGGATTAGAACAAAAGATCAGGACAGATTATCTGAACGAGATCACCAAGTCCATGGCGGACTCCGCAGTTCTTTCCAACTTGAACGCCTCCATGATGGGACCTGGAACGATCAATCGTTTCCAAGTGGGTGCGGGCGTTACCTTGGCTGGAGTAAAGAGAGACGATATCAATATCCAATACCAAGACATCTCCATTCCAAAATTGCCGAATGCGGGTGCTTCCTTGAACACAAGTGCTATGGCAGGCGTGAACTTGGGATGGCTTCTGGGTAATGGAGCCTCGGACCAAGACGCGGAAGCGAGATCCTTTCTACATCGTATCAATATCTATGCACATGGTTTCCAAGGAAAGATCGGACAAGGAGATCTTAGATCCGTAAGTAGCTCAGTCTCTAACGATCTGACGGTGAATGGAAGCATCAATAGTTTTGGGGCAACAGTTAGATTCCAACTCTTGAGAGAG encodes the following:
- a CDS encoding Lsa36 family surface (lipo)protein, with protein sequence MVRMAPKTSFQGRCVRSAAFIILGVNLYFFNFSPVQAQVTCTPPTSGNNVCSIIPASTYAEFNGLEQKIRTDYLNEITKSMADSAVLSNLNASMMGPGTINRFQVGAGVTLAGVKRDDINIQYQDISIPKLPNAGASLNTSAMAGVNLGWLLGNGASDQDAEARSFLHRINIYAHGFQGKIGQGDLRSVSSSVSNDLTVNGSINSFGATVRFQLLRERYTRLDFFGFTGLNLGIGFHRTSEDMNFNYHPGVANAVKVAFGPATGKWDGDVNFGYQSRVQSVPIDVRTGVRLFYFLTVFAGAGMSSNSGNTKLNLNISGPVYLALDPNASGLPPQAIQQLNGNASGKLGLRTSGSANVKGQMNYLIAGFEINILMFKLLAEGMMTDDKIYSANVGIKFAL